The DNA sequence TGGGCTACCAGCCGACGAACTCGGGCGACAATTTTTACGGTGTGCAACCACGCTAGGTATTTTTTGCCGCCACACCTGCTGGCGATCGCCTCAGGCTCTTCAGCAACTGCACGATACCGTTTATGTGGCGGAGGAGTGTTTATACTGGCTGGAACTGTTATCCGAGAGTGGCTTTCTACCCAACAACAAGGTCGAAACGGTGGTCGTGGATATTACGGAGATCCTCGCCTACTGTTTCCAGGAAATTCATCATGTCGGTCATGCTATAGCGGTTGATCCCATCTCTGATGTCATCCCACATGTCGATCAAACTGATAAAGGCGATC is a window from the Candidatus Obscuribacterales bacterium genome containing:
- a CDS encoding four helix bundle protein, producing MLDEQGLQQKTRGFAMQAIRLVEALPHGLPADELGRQFLRCATTLGIFCRHTCWRSPQALQQLHDTVYVAEECLYWLELLSESGFLPNNKVETVVVDITEILAYCFQEIHHVGHAIAVDPISDVIPHVDQTDKGDRC